A window of Pedobacter lusitanus contains these coding sequences:
- a CDS encoding arylsulfatase, whose protein sequence is MFSQRKIKVNYGAALLLLFLGVPVLQAVAQQSKPNIVVILADDLGFSDIGAFGAEIHTPVLDKLAKEGLVMSQFYNAGRCCPSRAALLTGLYPHQAGVGDMVQNKGSEAYQGFLNSNCATIGELLKAGGYHTIVSGKWHVGLVPAAWAVNRGFEKSFTLQNNGSSYFNSKPLYNDGRTVNFLRNGQAVERQDTSLYLTQAITAFALKSLDEVKDSANPFLLYVAYNAPHWPIQALPEDIARYKGKYLNGWDELRQRRYKKLLELGLIHKEWALSPRFEAVSDWNLLSAQQKDQWDTRMAIYAAMIDRMDAGIGQILDKLKQIKRDQNTLLIFLSDNGGSADEVKKSNDVIQKNGVPGSVNSIDSYEAPWGNASNTPFRLFKKNTHEGGISTPFIAYYPGVIEPGIRSDEPAHVIDLLPTLLDVSGLKYPAVYHGHQLKKPEGHSLVPVFKGKHGSRSDALYWEHEGSRAIREGDWKLVAELNAGWELYNLKTDRTETHDLAEDYPEKVKQLEKKYLAWAAKVGVRDWNKIK, encoded by the coding sequence ATGTTCAGTCAGCGTAAAATAAAGGTGAATTATGGTGCCGCTCTGCTGCTCCTGTTTTTAGGAGTGCCGGTTTTACAGGCTGTAGCACAACAGTCCAAACCTAATATTGTCGTCATCCTGGCTGATGATCTGGGCTTCTCTGATATTGGTGCATTCGGCGCTGAAATTCATACGCCGGTTTTAGATAAACTGGCGAAAGAAGGACTGGTGATGAGTCAGTTTTATAATGCGGGAAGATGCTGCCCTTCAAGGGCAGCGCTGCTTACAGGACTGTATCCTCATCAGGCTGGTGTGGGCGATATGGTACAGAATAAAGGGTCTGAGGCCTATCAGGGCTTTCTTAATTCGAATTGCGCAACTATTGGTGAGCTTTTGAAAGCGGGTGGCTACCACACCATAGTCTCCGGAAAATGGCATGTCGGACTGGTGCCTGCTGCCTGGGCGGTAAACAGGGGATTTGAAAAATCATTCACCTTACAGAATAATGGAAGCAGCTATTTTAATTCAAAACCATTGTATAATGATGGCCGGACTGTGAATTTTTTACGCAATGGTCAGGCTGTTGAACGGCAGGATACATCTTTATACCTGACGCAGGCAATTACCGCTTTTGCCTTAAAATCTCTGGATGAAGTTAAAGATAGCGCAAATCCATTTTTACTGTATGTAGCCTATAATGCGCCACACTGGCCTATTCAGGCGTTGCCTGAAGATATTGCCCGGTATAAAGGCAAATACCTGAACGGCTGGGATGAACTAAGACAAAGGCGCTATAAAAAGCTGTTGGAGCTGGGACTTATCCATAAAGAATGGGCCCTGTCTCCGCGTTTCGAAGCTGTCAGTGACTGGAATCTTTTGTCTGCTCAGCAGAAAGATCAATGGGATACCAGAATGGCCATTTATGCGGCTATGATTGACCGGATGGATGCGGGCATCGGTCAGATTCTGGATAAACTGAAGCAAATTAAAAGAGATCAGAATACTCTCCTGATTTTTCTTTCTGATAATGGCGGAAGTGCTGATGAGGTTAAAAAATCGAATGATGTGATCCAGAAAAATGGGGTTCCGGGTAGTGTGAATTCGATTGACAGTTATGAAGCGCCATGGGGCAATGCGAGTAATACTCCTTTCAGATTATTCAAAAAGAATACGCATGAGGGTGGGATTTCGACTCCGTTTATCGCTTATTATCCTGGAGTAATTGAACCGGGAATAAGGAGTGATGAACCTGCGCATGTAATTGACCTGCTGCCTACTTTGCTCGATGTATCGGGATTGAAGTATCCGGCAGTATATCATGGGCATCAGCTGAAAAAACCGGAAGGACATAGTCTGGTGCCCGTGTTTAAGGGTAAACATGGCAGCCGTAGTGATGCACTTTACTGGGAGCATGAAGGGAGCAGAGCAATCAGGGAAGGGGACTGGAAGCTGGTTGCAGAACTAAATGCCGGATGGGAGCTGTATAATCTTAAAACGGACAGAACTGAGACTCATGATCTGGCGGAGGATTATCCTGAAAAAGTAAAACAACTGGAAAAAAAGTACCTGGCATGGGCTGCTAAAGTTGGTGTCAGGGATTGGAACAAAATCAAATAA
- a CDS encoding thioredoxin domain-containing protein, with the protein MMKQIAYFILTGLVSLTGIVEAQQSIQVNGRVSSGAGGSASAAAGKISSGAGKESFLTLAEFAVRVKSSAAQLVDVRSGEEFIQSHLKGAIWIDPAAADYARKLAALSKDKPVYVYSIANGRSVTAAADFRSKGFKEVHVLPGGIANWIGSGYPIVSHTKKGVELSSAQFETLTESAELVLVDFGSKYCGACKQLIPVLDSLEKKQDFKTKVIRIEAYDNTLLIKKLKINQLPTLVLFQGGKQVWKKAGLSSAEEIENNINTKRHE; encoded by the coding sequence ATGATGAAACAGATAGCATATTTTATTTTAACCGGGCTCGTTTCGCTGACCGGAATAGTTGAGGCACAGCAAAGCATACAGGTTAATGGACGGGTGTCTTCAGGTGCTGGCGGATCAGCTTCTGCAGCTGCCGGAAAGATTTCTTCCGGGGCAGGTAAGGAGTCTTTTTTAACCCTGGCTGAGTTTGCAGTCAGGGTTAAATCTTCAGCTGCACAGCTTGTAGATGTAAGAAGTGGTGAGGAGTTCATTCAGAGCCACTTAAAAGGAGCAATATGGATTGATCCTGCCGCTGCTGATTATGCCAGGAAGCTGGCAGCCTTATCAAAAGATAAACCTGTTTATGTTTATTCTATAGCCAATGGACGGAGCGTTACTGCCGCTGCTGACTTCAGGTCTAAAGGATTTAAGGAGGTCCATGTACTTCCGGGCGGGATTGCGAACTGGATAGGTTCGGGTTATCCTATAGTCAGTCATACAAAAAAAGGAGTAGAGCTGTCTTCAGCGCAGTTTGAAACCTTAACGGAATCTGCAGAACTGGTTCTCGTTGATTTTGGCTCAAAATACTGTGGCGCCTGTAAGCAACTGATTCCTGTTCTTGATTCTTTAGAGAAGAAACAGGATTTTAAAACTAAAGTAATACGTATTGAAGCTTATGATAACACATTGTTAATAAAAAAGTTAAAGATTAATCAATTGCCAACCCTGGTACTTTTTCAGGGAGGGAAACAGGTATGGAAAAAAGCCGGATTATCATCCGCAGAAGAAATAGAAAACAATATAAACACGAAGCGACATGAATAA